One stretch of Corynebacterium callunae DSM 20147 DNA includes these proteins:
- a CDS encoding phosphatase PAP2 family protein has product MLDSNIQQSIDISTAASDEEQVRAYVIDRRNQNYTATDGLGAYAEAYRAAVNAGTTIPDTVPAEAYTTKQEDGGNTNGSWADSDGELGSTVQLIEAIRGHSASSNPSKIYFQYPRPYRWTGSIEAGSWGAGVDMPEYAYSLRKDEAEAASDGGFPSGHTSAGHMAVNGLAYAFPQQYDELLLTAAEIGTSRVQLGMHSPLDVMGGRVLSTAITAGALNDAALDEVKAKALVDGQTWISNQADIIANEGTYDEQLAEYTEYLTFGFTQTGDTTETMRVPKGAEALLETRLPYLDDEQRRWVLHSTGIESGYPVVNDEEGWGRLNLFAAQAGYGAFNTNVAITMNAEDGGFSAADNWQNDIEGAGSLAKDGSGELTLSGENTYTGGTTLAGGTLVATTANALGTGDLAIEDDATLKLDGTGVENLGTADLDGTLEVTLPAGADLAEGFTVLQASAIEGEFDSVEVTGASDVKVSYANGEVTLSTTNEEDSPAEATGNSSADNGLLKFIGIIAALGGLAAALGGLFTGAVNNGMISPSLLPQNLRDLLKV; this is encoded by the coding sequence GTGCTCGATTCAAATATTCAGCAATCCATTGACATTTCCACCGCAGCAAGCGATGAAGAGCAAGTGCGCGCATATGTAATTGACCGCCGCAACCAGAACTACACCGCTACGGATGGTTTGGGAGCTTACGCCGAGGCTTATCGGGCCGCAGTTAATGCTGGCACAACCATTCCAGATACCGTGCCTGCCGAGGCCTACACAACCAAGCAAGAAGATGGTGGCAATACAAACGGCAGCTGGGCCGATTCAGATGGTGAACTAGGGTCCACCGTGCAGCTTATCGAAGCAATCCGCGGACACTCCGCTTCATCCAATCCTTCCAAGATTTACTTCCAGTACCCACGTCCCTACCGCTGGACTGGTTCTATTGAGGCAGGATCATGGGGTGCAGGTGTAGATATGCCGGAGTATGCCTACTCATTGCGAAAGGATGAAGCTGAAGCTGCCTCTGATGGTGGATTCCCATCCGGGCACACCAGTGCTGGCCATATGGCTGTTAATGGACTCGCTTATGCATTTCCCCAGCAGTATGATGAGCTCCTTTTAACTGCAGCTGAAATCGGCACCAGCCGCGTCCAACTCGGTATGCACTCTCCCTTGGATGTAATGGGCGGCCGGGTGCTTTCCACCGCCATCACTGCAGGTGCACTCAACGATGCTGCCCTCGACGAGGTCAAAGCAAAAGCGCTTGTCGACGGTCAGACGTGGATCAGCAACCAGGCCGACATTATTGCTAATGAAGGTACTTATGACGAGCAATTAGCTGAGTACACCGAATACCTCACCTTTGGGTTTACTCAAACTGGCGATACCACCGAAACAATGCGTGTACCTAAGGGTGCTGAAGCTCTCCTCGAAACCCGCCTGCCTTATCTAGATGATGAGCAGCGTCGCTGGGTTTTGCACTCCACCGGAATTGAATCTGGTTATCCTGTGGTCAACGACGAAGAAGGTTGGGGTCGACTTAATCTCTTTGCAGCTCAAGCAGGCTATGGAGCATTCAACACCAATGTTGCGATCACCATGAACGCCGAAGATGGTGGATTCTCTGCGGCTGACAATTGGCAAAATGACATCGAAGGTGCAGGTTCTTTGGCCAAGGACGGATCTGGTGAGCTGACTTTGTCTGGTGAAAACACCTATACCGGCGGTACCACTCTTGCAGGCGGCACTTTGGTAGCTACCACCGCTAATGCACTTGGAACCGGTGATTTAGCAATTGAAGACGATGCAACATTGAAACTTGACGGTACCGGAGTAGAAAACTTGGGCACTGCTGATCTCGACGGCACTTTGGAAGTTACACTTCCCGCTGGCGCGGATCTTGCTGAAGGTTTCACGGTACTCCAGGCCTCCGCTATTGAGGGCGAATTTGATTCCGTTGAGGTTACAGGAGCTTCAGACGTAAAGGTTTCCTATGCCAATGGCGAAGTAACTCTTTCTACTACCAATGAAGAGGACTCCCCTGCGGAAGCAACGGGAAATTCCTCTGCAGACAACGGGTTGCTGAAATTCATTGGAATTATTGCTGCTCTTGGTGGGCTAGCCGCAGCGCTAGGCGGTCTATTTACCGGTGCAGTTAACAATGGAATGATCTCTCCATCACTGCTTCCACAAAATCTGCGGGATCTTCTCAAGGTCTAA
- a CDS encoding TetR/AcrR family transcriptional regulator: MSHHDTEYFDAESSAAKSGGTTKGRSLKQEQTRARLINATRILMTQRSFDNITIAELTEAVHVGTGTFYNYFHSREELLEAVAKDSFESLGDALDTALSTLEDPAEVYAASLRHLIRYSLNDRVWGDLVVQMGGTHPLLTRILGPRARRDLLRGLEAGRFKIDDLDLATSCTFGALVSAIDLGLKGSPILPMEKHDEIFATAMLRMVGMTSIEAKMISSRSLRDISF, from the coding sequence ATGAGCCACCACGATACAGAGTATTTTGATGCCGAATCATCGGCCGCTAAAAGTGGTGGCACAACTAAGGGACGCAGCCTAAAGCAAGAACAAACTCGTGCCCGCTTAATTAACGCAACTCGAATTTTGATGACACAGCGCAGCTTTGACAATATTACGATTGCTGAGCTCACCGAGGCAGTCCATGTGGGAACAGGAACCTTTTATAACTATTTCCACTCCCGCGAAGAACTTCTAGAAGCAGTTGCCAAAGATTCATTTGAATCCTTAGGCGATGCACTTGATACGGCACTAAGCACCCTTGAAGATCCCGCCGAGGTTTATGCTGCATCCCTTAGACATTTAATTAGGTATTCACTGAACGACCGTGTCTGGGGTGACCTTGTAGTCCAAATGGGCGGCACACACCCCCTACTAACCAGAATCCTTGGACCTCGTGCCCGCCGTGATCTGCTCCGCGGTCTCGAGGCTGGTCGCTTTAAGATTGACGATCTTGATCTTGCCACCTCCTGCACCTTTGGAGCTTTGGTTTCAGCGATTGATCTCGGGCTTAAGGGTTCGCCAATATTACCGATGGAAAAACATGATGAAATCTTTGCCACTGCAATGCTGCGCATGGTTGGCATGACTTCTATTGAGGCAAAGATGATTTCCTCTCGATCTTTGCGTGACATTTCCTTTTAA
- a CDS encoding maleylacetate reductase, translated as MALNFDHHTLGQRVYFGAGRANEYLKAALKDLDSKKVMVIASGSALRAAQEIAAGVEVAVWHSDVVMHVPLASAENARAVAAKRDIDVLVCVGGGSATGLAKAIALTMGIPIIAIPTTYAGSEATNVWGLTEDSRKTTGVDNKVLPTVVIYDSELTLSLPVEMSIASGLNGLAHCIDSLWAPRADPINAALALEGIRALAAGLPKIMNNPQGISGRDEALYGAYLAAVSFASAGSGLHHKICHVLGGTFNLPHAQTHATVLPYVLAFNAPFAPEVEKRAATALGSSTALEGLQKLRTQLKAPQKLTDYGFSAAGIPEAVSIILENIPANNPRPVTAENLTELLEKALVGAEPA; from the coding sequence GTGGCATTAAATTTTGACCATCACACCCTTGGGCAGAGGGTTTATTTTGGGGCGGGTCGCGCCAATGAATATCTCAAAGCGGCTCTCAAAGATCTTGACTCCAAGAAAGTTATGGTTATCGCCAGCGGGTCAGCGCTCCGCGCAGCACAGGAAATTGCCGCAGGCGTTGAGGTTGCGGTCTGGCATAGTGACGTTGTTATGCACGTGCCTTTGGCCTCGGCAGAAAACGCAAGAGCAGTAGCTGCAAAACGTGATATTGATGTTCTTGTCTGTGTGGGTGGGGGATCAGCCACTGGCCTAGCCAAAGCCATTGCCCTAACCATGGGAATTCCTATAATCGCGATTCCGACCACCTATGCAGGATCAGAAGCAACCAATGTGTGGGGTTTAACGGAGGATTCTCGAAAAACCACTGGTGTAGATAATAAGGTACTGCCCACAGTCGTCATTTATGATTCTGAGCTCACGCTTTCACTGCCGGTAGAAATGTCTATTGCCTCAGGGTTAAATGGCCTGGCACATTGTATTGATTCTTTGTGGGCACCGCGCGCAGATCCCATTAATGCAGCCCTGGCTTTGGAAGGCATCCGAGCGTTGGCTGCAGGCTTGCCTAAAATTATGAACAATCCACAAGGAATTTCCGGGCGCGATGAGGCACTCTATGGGGCATACCTTGCCGCGGTGTCATTTGCTTCCGCAGGTTCTGGGCTTCACCATAAGATCTGCCATGTTCTAGGAGGCACCTTTAATCTGCCCCATGCACAAACTCATGCCACGGTACTGCCGTATGTCTTAGCCTTTAATGCACCTTTTGCACCAGAGGTAGAAAAGCGTGCAGCCACAGCATTGGGTAGCAGCACTGCGCTGGAAGGATTGCAAAAATTGCGGACGCAGCTTAAGGCACCCCAGAAATTAACTGATTATGGTTTTAGTGCTGCCGGAATTCCGGAGGCGGTTTCAATAATTTTGGAAAACATTCCAGCTAATAATCCACGTCCCGTTACTGCAGAGAACCTCACCGAGCTGTTAGAAAAAGCTTTGGTGGGAGCGGAACCAGCTTAA
- a CDS encoding GmrSD restriction endonuclease domain-containing protein: MKTFTRLLATFSILLGLFSVLPYLSWDLGTSAADLPAVKEVNQRATVIGYDRDAMFGGWLTGVREGVVAQAGTIDPYSGAPLDLNNAEVDHIFPLSAAWDLGAHSWTAAQRITFANDPINLVLVSREQNQTKGDQLPSEWLPQNPRVRCWYVEKLFGVANAYHLPLPAADVRIAQKQCGFAKF; encoded by the coding sequence GTGAAGACATTTACTCGGTTACTCGCCACCTTTAGTATTCTCCTGGGACTTTTTAGTGTGCTTCCCTACCTCAGCTGGGATCTCGGCACTTCTGCAGCTGATCTGCCGGCTGTTAAAGAGGTCAACCAACGCGCCACTGTCATTGGTTATGATCGTGACGCCATGTTTGGTGGGTGGCTCACAGGCGTGCGTGAGGGCGTTGTTGCTCAGGCGGGTACAATTGATCCTTATTCCGGCGCCCCGCTAGACCTCAACAATGCAGAGGTTGATCATATTTTCCCACTTAGCGCTGCCTGGGATTTGGGCGCACATTCTTGGACAGCTGCCCAAAGAATTACTTTTGCCAATGACCCAATCAATTTGGTGCTGGTGTCTCGGGAGCAAAATCAAACAAAGGGCGATCAGCTGCCCAGCGAGTGGTTGCCCCAAAATCCACGGGTGCGATGTTGGTACGTCGAAAAGCTCTTTGGGGTGGCCAATGCCTACCACCTCCCCTTGCCTGCTGCCGATGTGCGCATTGCGCAAAAGCAATGTGGGTTCGCGAAATTTTAG
- the putP gene encoding sodium/proline symporter PutP: MSDNTWFIIAIIIYMLVMVLIGYWSYRKTEKYDDYMLAGRGLNPFVAAMSAGASDMSGWLLMGLPGALYVTGMSELWIAIGLTIGAWANWMWVAPRLRSYTEVSGDSITLPSFFESRLRDKSRTLRIVAALIIIIFFTFYISSGMVAGGVYWESTFGGDYWVGMAVVAGVTVLYTFIGGFLAVSYTDAVQGTIMFFSLIIVPLFAYFALANPADIWSFAASNDYGPYTDGIGNPTYFSLISGVSFAAIVGNLAWGLGYFGQPHIVVRFMALRSPAEAKQGRRIGISWMILCLFGATFTALISTVYFAQHPEHTVTDTESYESIFLDLANVLFHPLIAGLILTAVLAAIMSTMSSQLLVTASSLIEDLLKAVKKDDLSEKTLITLSRATVIVLAIVAGLMAVNPSDSILGLVGFAWAGFGSAFGPIILAMLYWKRLNAPGAISGMITGAVVAIGWGMSPLSDTLYEIVPGFIAAAVVMVVVTMATKEPQQEILDEFETARKLSKVVESKEDIDFRQAAKEI, translated from the coding sequence GTGAGTGATAACACCTGGTTCATCATCGCCATCATTATATACATGTTGGTCATGGTGCTCATCGGATATTGGAGTTACCGCAAGACTGAGAAATACGACGACTACATGCTGGCAGGCCGTGGGCTTAATCCCTTTGTAGCTGCAATGTCTGCTGGCGCTTCGGATATGTCTGGTTGGCTACTTATGGGTCTACCCGGCGCGCTGTATGTCACAGGTATGTCAGAACTGTGGATTGCAATTGGTCTGACCATCGGCGCTTGGGCTAACTGGATGTGGGTTGCCCCGCGTCTGCGCTCTTATACTGAAGTGTCTGGCGATTCCATTACCTTACCGTCCTTCTTTGAAAGCCGCCTCCGCGATAAGTCCCGCACTTTGCGCATCGTGGCAGCACTGATCATCATTATCTTCTTCACCTTCTATATTTCCTCCGGCATGGTTGCTGGTGGCGTGTACTGGGAATCCACCTTCGGTGGCGATTATTGGGTAGGCATGGCAGTGGTCGCTGGTGTAACCGTGCTATACACCTTTATCGGTGGTTTCTTGGCGGTGTCTTATACCGACGCTGTCCAGGGCACAATCATGTTCTTCTCGCTAATTATCGTGCCGCTTTTTGCCTACTTTGCGCTGGCCAATCCAGCCGATATTTGGAGCTTCGCGGCATCTAATGATTACGGCCCATATACCGATGGCATTGGTAACCCCACCTACTTCTCACTGATCTCTGGAGTTTCTTTTGCAGCGATTGTGGGCAACCTGGCCTGGGGCTTGGGTTACTTCGGCCAGCCGCATATCGTCGTGCGTTTTATGGCGTTGCGCTCCCCTGCGGAAGCTAAGCAAGGCCGTCGCATTGGTATTTCCTGGATGATTTTGTGCCTGTTTGGTGCCACCTTTACCGCACTGATTTCTACTGTGTACTTTGCGCAGCATCCAGAGCACACCGTCACCGATACTGAATCCTATGAGTCCATCTTCTTGGATCTGGCAAATGTGCTCTTCCACCCACTGATTGCTGGTTTGATTCTCACCGCCGTTTTGGCAGCGATTATGTCCACTATGTCTTCCCAGCTGTTAGTTACCGCTTCTTCCCTCATTGAGGATCTGCTCAAGGCTGTGAAGAAGGATGACTTGAGCGAAAAGACGCTGATTACGCTTTCTCGCGCAACCGTTATCGTCTTGGCGATTGTTGCAGGACTGATGGCCGTTAATCCTTCGGATTCCATTTTGGGTCTGGTTGGCTTTGCCTGGGCTGGCTTCGGTTCTGCCTTCGGTCCGATTATTTTGGCCATGCTTTATTGGAAGCGCCTAAATGCTCCTGGTGCCATTTCCGGCATGATCACCGGTGCTGTGGTGGCTATCGGATGGGGTATGTCCCCACTGAGCGATACCCTCTACGAGATCGTCCCGGGCTTCATCGCTGCAGCAGTAGTGATGGTTGTGGTTACCATGGCAACCAAAGAACCACAGCAGGAAATCCTGGACGAGTTTGAAACTGCTCGCAAGCTTTCCAAGGTTGTGGAGTCTAAGGAAGATATCGATTTCCGTCAGGCAGCTAAAGAAATTTAG
- a CDS encoding DEAD/DEAH box helicase: MTSHLLHGLWIKDRGLQLWIEQVDGHRIVLPEAVSPGTFPPVVDQILQDKTFRARMNVHLRTPKGRHVELPTPTAAFTPEEAVMVFSQLSFLKAETPAATRAQRESIAPDLWWLISMYQGLARFVQAGRVTLRTVMMDNSWWPQWQLSASLSERGWLAEMNHAAPGILLKNGGRDLADTMANELPHWIANAILRDYRDEVLPYPRHEFLDSLLFNHPLRKGSTVLTHALNQWKNTITSSTLQLVILVEEPPADSDYEDPMDSVWPVRLMVRTGVDAPQPIQKGAIDSGGMEQLRNQFETAKTVTFLLDPARDDAMLAHSVDIVQKGDWDIFLTTAEIVDFITHDVAKLRKAGIPVMLPKAWSTYETRAQVEARTPGDPADSSTKAIIGLDQLVEYNWRISVGDIQLSDEEMRELVESKSGLIRLRGDWVMADQDALRRITGYMDELAKSSQKRARAEMEKVAMEAKLAEAAGEEGWQLLAAKAEQLRKDFNEKFSGEGQGEVTLAELREIALKAAENEPVEFTGSQWYNSLLGGTETPAPTRVDIPETVHADLREYQRRGVDWLYWMSENNLGAVLADDMGLGKTLQLLALLAVERHEHPADIKGPTLVVCPTSVVGNWAAEAQKFVPSLKVVMHHGPQRLGDEEFLAKARAADLIVTSYGVVSRDFKLLGEVGFDRVVLDEAQAIKNSSTRVSKTVRSLPSRHRVALTGTPVENRLSEMRSILDFCNPGVLGSASFFRNHFAKAIEREQDSDMTERLRQLTAPFILRRLKTDPSIIDDLPEKSEKIIRVDMTTEQASIYKALVEDVQKQLDQREGMSRKGLVLATITRIKQICNHPAHFLGDGSAITIKGRHRSGKVEALMKLIDDAVKEERRMLIFTQYTAFGRILAPYLSDRSGTNIPFLHGGVTKPGRDRMVAEFQAPDGPPAMILSLKAGGTGLNLTAASIVVHMDRWWNPAVENQATDRAFRIGQQNNVDVYKMITAGTMEESIQDILDGKMHLASAIVGEGEGWITELNPEELAMLMSYREKEGADE; the protein is encoded by the coding sequence ATGACGTCTCACCTGCTTCACGGTCTCTGGATCAAGGATCGCGGACTGCAACTATGGATTGAGCAGGTCGACGGGCACCGGATTGTGCTCCCGGAGGCCGTATCACCAGGCACTTTTCCGCCTGTGGTTGACCAGATTCTGCAAGATAAAACCTTCCGCGCGCGTATGAATGTGCACCTGCGTACGCCCAAAGGCAGACACGTGGAGCTACCTACACCTACCGCAGCTTTTACTCCTGAAGAAGCGGTTATGGTTTTTTCCCAGCTCAGTTTCCTCAAAGCTGAAACCCCAGCTGCCACCCGGGCCCAACGGGAATCAATAGCCCCAGATTTATGGTGGTTAATTTCCATGTACCAAGGCCTGGCGCGATTTGTGCAAGCCGGTCGAGTAACTCTGCGCACCGTCATGATGGATAATTCGTGGTGGCCCCAGTGGCAGCTTTCTGCCAGCCTCTCTGAACGAGGTTGGCTAGCTGAAATGAACCACGCGGCCCCAGGAATTTTGCTTAAAAATGGTGGACGGGATCTCGCTGACACCATGGCTAATGAGCTGCCACATTGGATTGCCAATGCAATTTTGCGCGATTATCGCGATGAAGTATTGCCCTATCCACGCCATGAGTTCTTAGATTCTTTGCTGTTTAATCATCCTTTGCGCAAGGGATCCACGGTTTTAACACATGCGCTAAACCAGTGGAAAAACACCATCACCTCATCCACTTTGCAATTGGTGATTCTGGTGGAAGAACCACCTGCAGATTCCGATTATGAGGACCCCATGGATTCGGTCTGGCCAGTGCGCTTGATGGTGCGCACTGGAGTGGACGCCCCACAGCCAATCCAAAAAGGCGCAATCGATAGTGGCGGAATGGAGCAGCTACGCAACCAATTTGAAACCGCCAAGACCGTAACCTTTTTGCTTGATCCAGCGCGTGATGATGCCATGCTGGCGCATTCGGTTGACATTGTGCAAAAAGGCGATTGGGATATCTTCCTCACCACCGCCGAAATTGTGGATTTTATTACCCATGATGTAGCCAAATTGCGCAAGGCTGGCATTCCCGTCATGCTGCCAAAGGCGTGGAGCACTTATGAAACGCGGGCCCAGGTGGAAGCCCGCACCCCAGGCGACCCTGCTGATTCCTCTACCAAGGCCATTATTGGTTTAGACCAGCTGGTGGAATATAACTGGCGCATTAGCGTCGGTGATATTCAGCTTTCCGATGAGGAAATGCGCGAATTGGTGGAATCCAAATCAGGACTTATCCGCCTGCGCGGTGACTGGGTCATGGCCGACCAAGATGCTTTGCGACGCATCACTGGCTATATGGATGAACTTGCCAAATCCTCCCAAAAGCGCGCTCGTGCTGAGATGGAAAAAGTGGCGATGGAAGCCAAACTTGCTGAAGCAGCAGGGGAGGAAGGCTGGCAATTATTGGCTGCCAAGGCTGAACAATTGCGCAAAGACTTTAATGAGAAATTCTCCGGTGAAGGCCAAGGCGAAGTTACCCTGGCTGAGCTGCGTGAAATTGCGCTTAAAGCAGCCGAAAATGAGCCGGTCGAATTCACCGGTTCGCAGTGGTACAACTCTCTCCTTGGTGGTACTGAAACTCCAGCGCCAACCCGTGTAGACATTCCTGAGACAGTGCATGCTGATTTGCGTGAATATCAGCGTCGCGGCGTGGACTGGCTGTATTGGATGTCGGAAAACAATCTCGGAGCTGTGCTTGCCGATGACATGGGCTTGGGTAAAACCCTGCAGCTATTGGCACTTCTAGCCGTCGAAAGGCACGAACACCCAGCCGACATTAAAGGCCCCACCCTGGTGGTATGCCCGACTTCGGTGGTGGGAAACTGGGCTGCTGAAGCACAGAAATTTGTGCCTAGCCTCAAGGTTGTTATGCACCATGGGCCGCAGCGTCTTGGTGATGAAGAGTTCTTAGCAAAAGCCCGGGCAGCTGACCTTATTGTTACCTCTTATGGCGTGGTATCTCGTGACTTTAAGCTACTGGGAGAGGTAGGTTTTGACCGTGTAGTGCTAGATGAAGCGCAGGCGATTAAGAATTCTTCCACCAGGGTGTCCAAAACTGTGCGATCTTTGCCTTCCAGGCACCGCGTGGCATTGACTGGTACGCCAGTGGAAAACCGACTTTCAGAGATGCGTTCCATCCTGGATTTCTGCAACCCCGGAGTACTGGGTTCCGCATCATTTTTCCGCAATCACTTTGCCAAGGCGATTGAACGCGAACAAGATTCCGATATGACAGAGCGTTTGCGCCAGCTCACAGCACCCTTTATCTTGCGACGCCTCAAAACTGATCCTTCGATTATTGATGATCTGCCGGAGAAATCAGAGAAGATTATCCGCGTTGATATGACCACCGAACAAGCCTCAATTTATAAGGCCTTGGTGGAAGATGTGCAAAAGCAGCTAGACCAGCGTGAAGGAATGTCGCGCAAGGGTTTGGTGCTGGCAACCATTACCCGCATTAAGCAGATCTGTAACCACCCAGCGCACTTCTTGGGTGACGGTTCCGCTATCACCATTAAGGGAAGGCACCGTTCTGGCAAGGTTGAGGCCTTGATGAAGCTCATTGATGACGCTGTCAAAGAAGAGCGCCGCATGCTGATCTTCACCCAATACACCGCCTTTGGGCGTATTTTGGCCCCATATCTTTCCGACCGCTCGGGTACTAATATTCCATTCCTCCACGGTGGTGTTACCAAACCGGGGCGTGACCGCATGGTGGCAGAATTCCAAGCTCCAGATGGTCCACCTGCAATGATTTTGTCGCTTAAAGCAGGTGGTACCGGCCTTAACCTCACCGCGGCTTCTATCGTGGTGCACATGGACCGGTGGTGGAATCCGGCGGTGGAAAACCAGGCGACAGACCGCGCCTTCCGCATCGGCCAGCAAAACAATGTTGATGTTTATAAAATGATCACCGCCGGAACCATGGAAGAATCTATCCAGGACATTCTCGACGGAAAAATGCATTTGGCCAGCGCCATTGTTGGTGAAGGTGAAGGCTGGATTACCGAGCTGAATCCTGAAGAATTGGCGATGCTCATGAGCTACCGGGAAAAGGAGGGCGCAGATGAGTGA
- a CDS encoding metallophosphoesterase family protein: protein MSQLDDEMAVMTTQIKFLHSSDLQIGMTRWFLSDEAQARFDDDRIRAIEKMGEVARAQQCEFIVLAGDVFEQNSLEQRTSGRALEALRSLKMPVFLLPGNHDPLTADSLFYRAEAIEGVTVLADNTIHELRPGVEIVGAPLLNKTAATDLVAQMLDTLEPTTAIRIAVGHGQAEARTTDHRADLIDLGNVEDKLRDGTIDYLALGDTHSAQPVGTSGKMWFSGAPETTDFHDLDPEKTGGEVNSGKVLVVEVSKGEVAVEEVEIGKWTFHALSREISSSADAEEFLETLRAYPDKSRTVIKYGLQGTISLEINRQLEEGLASLEDVFASLKPRERTTDLVLEPGAEEIDQMALSGYAAEVALELVDAVSQNPGSEVDRDALNLLFRLSRES, encoded by the coding sequence GTGTCCCAGCTTGATGATGAAATGGCAGTCATGACAACACAGATAAAATTCCTTCATTCTTCTGATTTGCAAATTGGCATGACACGCTGGTTTTTATCCGATGAAGCACAGGCACGTTTTGATGATGACCGGATTCGAGCAATTGAAAAAATGGGGGAGGTTGCGCGCGCACAACAATGCGAATTTATAGTTCTTGCAGGCGATGTTTTTGAGCAAAACTCCCTGGAACAGCGCACCAGTGGCAGAGCTTTGGAAGCCTTGCGCTCATTAAAGATGCCTGTCTTTTTGCTGCCCGGAAATCACGATCCACTGACGGCAGATTCTCTCTTTTACCGCGCGGAAGCAATTGAGGGAGTGACTGTGCTGGCTGATAACACCATCCATGAACTTCGCCCTGGAGTAGAAATTGTGGGTGCCCCATTGCTTAATAAAACCGCAGCGACTGACCTCGTGGCTCAAATGCTTGACACCTTGGAACCCACAACAGCGATTAGAATTGCCGTTGGGCACGGGCAGGCTGAAGCTCGCACCACCGATCATCGTGCTGATCTGATTGATCTTGGCAACGTTGAAGACAAATTGCGTGATGGCACCATTGATTATTTAGCACTTGGGGATACTCACTCCGCACAACCTGTTGGTACTTCCGGCAAAATGTGGTTCTCTGGTGCCCCTGAAACAACAGACTTTCATGATCTTGACCCTGAGAAGACTGGCGGTGAGGTCAACTCTGGAAAAGTCCTGGTTGTTGAGGTCTCCAAGGGCGAGGTTGCCGTTGAAGAGGTGGAAATTGGGAAGTGGACTTTCCATGCTTTATCCCGCGAGATTTCTTCCAGCGCTGATGCTGAGGAGTTTTTAGAAACCCTGCGTGCCTATCCAGATAAATCACGCACTGTCATTAAGTACGGGTTGCAGGGCACCATCTCCTTGGAAATCAACCGCCAGCTTGAAGAAGGTCTTGCGTCTTTAGAGGATGTTTTTGCCTCCCTCAAACCGCGTGAACGCACCACAGATCTGGTTTTAGAACCAGGAGCTGAGGAAATCGACCAAATGGCGCTGAGCGGTTATGCCGCAGAAGTAGCGCTTGAGCTGGTGGATGCGGTGAGCCAAAATCCGGGTTCAGAAGTAGACCGTGATGCCCTTAACCTATTGTTCCGTTTGAGCAGGGAGTCTTAA